One genomic window of Streptomyces sp. NBC_01276 includes the following:
- a CDS encoding GMC oxidoreductase, with amino-acid sequence MTPKLTRRQFGLAALQTAAALGFTRIGLSSAAAVEPAAAQYAPAIVVGSGYGSAVAALRLGQAGVRTVVLEMGRLWDTPGSDGKVFPSTSAPDQRSMWFRTRTEAPLAQFLWLDVVNRDISPYPGVLDRVNYGDMSVYVGRGVGGGSLVNGGMSPTPKRSYFTEVLPGVDADEMYGTYYPRARAMLGVNDIDPAWFESTEWYRFARVSRKHAQNTGLKTTFVPNVYDFEYMKREAAGTATKSALAGEVIYGNNHGKKSVDKTYLAAALGTGNVTIETMQRVVGVSADPAGGYVLTVLTSDVTGKITRLRELGCRQLFLGAGSLGTTEILLRAREKGTLPGLSEKVGLGWGHNGNVMTARANHLWDTVGANQATMPAMGIDDWDNAANPVFAEIAPLPMGIEHWISMYLAITKNPERGHFTYDAATDSARLQWTRDQNTPSVDAARNLFDRINRRNVTIYRYDLFGGNRPFADDFTYHPLGGCVLGEATDAYGRAKGYRGLYVVDGSLVPGSLGVNPFVTITALAERNVERILAEDPR; translated from the coding sequence ATGACACCCAAGCTGACGCGCCGTCAATTCGGCCTCGCCGCACTGCAGACGGCCGCCGCTCTCGGATTCACCCGCATCGGGCTCTCCTCCGCGGCCGCCGTCGAACCCGCCGCCGCACAGTACGCCCCCGCCATCGTCGTCGGCTCCGGATACGGATCCGCCGTCGCCGCGCTGCGCCTCGGGCAGGCCGGGGTGCGTACCGTCGTCCTCGAAATGGGGCGGCTGTGGGACACCCCCGGGTCCGACGGCAAGGTCTTCCCCTCCACCTCCGCGCCCGACCAGCGCTCCATGTGGTTCCGCACCCGCACCGAGGCCCCGCTCGCGCAGTTCCTCTGGCTCGACGTCGTCAACCGGGACATCAGCCCGTACCCCGGTGTCCTGGACCGCGTGAACTACGGGGACATGTCGGTCTACGTCGGCCGCGGCGTCGGCGGCGGCTCCCTGGTCAACGGCGGCATGTCGCCCACCCCGAAGCGCTCGTACTTCACCGAGGTGCTGCCCGGCGTCGACGCGGACGAGATGTACGGGACCTACTACCCGCGCGCCCGCGCCATGCTCGGCGTCAACGACATCGACCCGGCCTGGTTCGAGTCCACGGAGTGGTACCGCTTCGCCCGCGTCTCGCGCAAGCACGCCCAGAACACCGGCCTGAAGACCACCTTCGTGCCCAACGTCTACGACTTCGAGTACATGAAGCGCGAGGCCGCCGGCACCGCCACGAAGTCCGCCCTCGCCGGCGAGGTCATCTACGGCAACAACCACGGCAAGAAGAGCGTCGACAAGACCTATCTGGCCGCCGCCCTCGGCACCGGCAACGTCACCATCGAGACGATGCAGAGGGTGGTCGGCGTCAGCGCCGACCCGGCCGGCGGGTACGTCCTCACCGTGCTGACCAGCGACGTCACCGGAAAGATCACCCGGCTCCGGGAACTGGGCTGCAGGCAGCTGTTCCTCGGCGCCGGAAGCCTCGGCACCACCGAGATCCTGCTGCGCGCCCGCGAGAAGGGCACCCTGCCCGGCCTCAGCGAGAAGGTCGGCCTCGGCTGGGGCCACAACGGCAACGTCATGACCGCCCGCGCCAACCACCTCTGGGACACGGTCGGAGCGAACCAGGCCACCATGCCGGCGATGGGCATCGACGACTGGGACAACGCGGCCAACCCCGTCTTCGCGGAGATCGCCCCGCTCCCGATGGGCATCGAGCACTGGATCTCGATGTACCTGGCCATCACCAAGAACCCGGAGCGCGGCCACTTCACCTACGACGCCGCGACCGACTCGGCGCGGCTCCAGTGGACCCGGGACCAGAACACCCCGTCCGTCGACGCCGCCCGCAACCTCTTCGACCGCATCAACCGCAGGAACGTCACGATCTACCGCTACGACCTCTTCGGCGGCAACCGGCCCTTCGCCGACGACTTCACGTACCACCCGCTGGGCGGCTGCGTCCTCGGCGAGGCCACGGACGCCTACGGCCGGGCCAAGGGCTACCGGGGCCTGTACGTGGTCGACGGCTCGCTGGTGCCCGGCTCGCTGGGCGTGAACCCGTTTGTGACGATCACCGCACTCGCCGAACGGAACGTGGAGCGGATCCTCGCCGAGGACCCGCGCTGA
- a CDS encoding long-chain fatty acid--CoA ligase, which produces MREFSLPALYEVPSDGNLTDLIRRNAAQHPDTAVMSRKADGRWQDVTATEFLAEVRATAKGLIAAGIAPGDRVALISRTRYEWVLFDFAIWSAGAVTVPVYETSSAEQIQWILGDSGAVAVITESPAHSTNVAALRDRLPELREVWEIDQDALAALKTTGAGITDAEVDARSALANADDPATIVYTSGTTGRPKGCVLTHRNFFAECGNVVERLSPLFRTGECSVLLFLPAAHVFGRLVEVAAVLAPIRLGCVPDIKNLTDELQSFRPTLILGVPRVFEKVYNSARAKAQADGKGKIFDAAAETAIAYSRALDAPGGPSFGLRLKHKIFSKLVYGKLHTVLGGRGEYAISGGAPLGERLGHFFRGIGFTVLEGYGLTESCAATAFNPWDKTKIGTVGQPLPGSVVRIADDGEVLLHGEHVFKEYWKNETATAEALTDGWFHTGDVGTLDEDGYLAITGRKKELIVTAGGKNVAPAVIEDRIRAHALVAECMVVGDGRPFVAALVTIDEEFLGRWAAENGKPAGVTAAELREDAELIAAVQKAVDDGNAAVSKAESVRKFRILPAQFTEESGHITPSLKLKRNVVAKDFADEIEALYRG; this is translated from the coding sequence TTGCGCGAGTTCAGCCTTCCGGCCCTGTACGAGGTCCCTTCGGACGGGAACCTGACGGATCTCATCCGCCGCAACGCCGCCCAGCATCCCGACACCGCCGTCATGAGCCGCAAGGCCGACGGCCGGTGGCAGGACGTCACCGCGACGGAGTTCCTCGCCGAGGTGCGGGCCACCGCCAAGGGCCTGATCGCCGCGGGCATCGCGCCCGGTGACCGGGTCGCCCTCATCTCCCGCACCCGTTACGAGTGGGTGCTGTTCGACTTCGCGATCTGGAGCGCGGGCGCCGTCACCGTCCCGGTGTACGAGACCAGCTCCGCCGAGCAGATCCAGTGGATCCTCGGCGACTCCGGCGCCGTCGCCGTCATCACGGAGAGCCCGGCGCACAGCACGAACGTGGCCGCCCTGCGCGACCGGCTGCCGGAGCTGCGCGAGGTCTGGGAGATCGACCAGGACGCCCTGGCCGCGCTGAAGACCACCGGCGCCGGGATCACCGACGCCGAGGTGGACGCGCGCAGCGCCCTCGCGAACGCCGACGACCCGGCCACGATCGTCTACACCTCGGGCACCACCGGCCGCCCCAAGGGCTGCGTGCTGACCCACCGCAACTTCTTCGCCGAGTGCGGCAACGTGGTGGAGCGCCTGAGCCCGCTCTTCCGCACCGGCGAGTGCTCCGTGCTGCTCTTCCTGCCGGCCGCGCACGTCTTCGGGCGCCTGGTGGAGGTGGCGGCCGTGCTGGCGCCGATCCGGCTGGGCTGCGTACCGGACATCAAGAACCTCACCGACGAGCTCCAGTCCTTCCGGCCCACCCTGATCCTCGGTGTGCCGCGCGTCTTCGAGAAGGTCTACAACTCGGCGCGCGCCAAGGCCCAGGCCGACGGCAAGGGCAAGATCTTCGACGCGGCCGCCGAGACGGCGATCGCGTACAGCCGCGCGCTGGACGCGCCCGGCGGCCCGTCCTTCGGGCTCAGGCTCAAGCACAAGATCTTCTCGAAGCTGGTCTACGGCAAGCTGCACACGGTCCTCGGCGGGCGCGGCGAGTACGCGATCTCCGGCGGGGCCCCGCTGGGCGAGCGCCTCGGCCACTTCTTCCGCGGCATCGGCTTCACGGTGCTGGAGGGCTACGGCCTGACCGAGTCCTGCGCGGCCACGGCCTTCAACCCGTGGGACAAGACGAAGATCGGTACGGTCGGCCAGCCGCTGCCCGGCTCCGTGGTGCGCATCGCGGACGACGGCGAGGTGCTGCTGCACGGCGAGCACGTCTTCAAGGAGTACTGGAAGAACGAGACGGCCACCGCCGAGGCGCTGACCGACGGCTGGTTCCACACCGGCGACGTCGGCACCCTCGACGAGGACGGCTACCTCGCGATCACCGGCCGCAAGAAGGAGCTCATCGTCACGGCGGGCGGCAAGAACGTCGCCCCCGCGGTGATCGAGGACCGGATCCGCGCGCACGCGCTGGTCGCGGAGTGCATGGTGGTCGGCGACGGGCGGCCGTTCGTGGCCGCGCTGGTCACCATCGACGAGGAGTTCCTGGGCCGCTGGGCCGCGGAGAACGGCAAGCCGGCCGGGGTGACGGCGGCGGAGCTCCGCGAGGACGCGGAGCTGATCGCCGCCGTCCAGAAGGCCGTCGACGACGGCAACGCGGCGGTTTCCAAGGCGGAATCGGTGCGGAAATTCCGCATTCTGCCCGCCCAGTTCACGGAGGAGTCGGGTCACATCACGCCCTCGCTCAAGCTCAAGCGGAACGTGGTGGCGAAGGACTTCGCGGACGAGATCGAGGCCCTGTACCGGGGTTAG
- a CDS encoding metallophosphoesterase yields MGGTKSRTRVHVVSDVHGNTEALARAGEGADALICLGDLVLFLDYADHSRGIFPDLFGVENAHRIVALRTAKRFAEAREFGRSLWDGLDRERLIEEAVRRQYARMFAAFPSPTYATYGNVDMPGLWPEYAGPGTTVLDGQRVEIGGRVFGFVGGGLPTPMRTPYEIDEDEYAAKVEALGEVDVLCSHIPPEVPELCYDTVARRFERGSEALLAAIRRTRPRYALFGHVHQPLARRARIGGTECVNVGHFAATGRPWALEW; encoded by the coding sequence ATGGGTGGCACGAAGAGTCGTACGCGGGTCCACGTCGTCAGCGACGTCCACGGCAACACCGAGGCCCTGGCCCGGGCCGGCGAGGGCGCCGACGCGCTCATCTGCCTCGGTGACCTGGTGCTGTTCCTCGACTACGCCGACCACTCGCGCGGCATTTTCCCCGACCTCTTCGGCGTCGAGAACGCCCACCGGATCGTCGCCCTGCGCACCGCGAAGCGGTTCGCGGAGGCGAGGGAATTCGGCCGAAGCCTGTGGGACGGGCTGGACAGGGAGCGGCTGATCGAGGAAGCGGTACGCCGCCAGTACGCGCGGATGTTCGCCGCCTTCCCCAGTCCCACGTACGCCACCTACGGCAATGTCGACATGCCGGGTCTGTGGCCCGAGTACGCCGGACCCGGTACCACCGTGCTCGACGGGCAGCGCGTGGAGATCGGCGGCCGCGTCTTCGGCTTCGTCGGCGGGGGCCTGCCCACGCCGATGCGCACGCCCTACGAGATCGACGAGGACGAGTACGCCGCCAAGGTGGAGGCTCTCGGCGAGGTGGACGTGCTGTGCTCGCACATCCCGCCGGAGGTTCCCGAGCTCTGTTACGACACCGTCGCGCGCCGCTTCGAGCGGGGCAGCGAGGCCCTGCTGGCGGCCATCAGGCGGACCCGGCCGCGCTACGCGCTGTTCGGGCACGTCCACCAGCCGCTGGCGCGACGGGCCCGGATCGGCGGCACCGAGTGCGTCAACGTCGGCCACTTCGCGGCCACCGGGCGGCCGTGGGCCCTGGAGTGGTGA
- a CDS encoding SRPBCC family protein, which yields MAEHTSSSITIEAAPADVMAVIADFARYPEWTGEVKEAEVLATDAEGRAAKVRLLLDAGAIKDDHTLAYSWKGADEVSWTLDKSQMLRQLDGSYRLAALEGGRTEVTYQLTVDVKIPMLGMIKRKAEKVIIDRALAGLKKRVEATSS from the coding sequence ATGGCGGAACACACCAGCTCTAGCATCACGATCGAGGCCGCACCGGCCGACGTCATGGCCGTGATCGCCGACTTCGCCCGCTACCCCGAGTGGACCGGCGAGGTGAAGGAGGCCGAGGTACTGGCCACCGACGCCGAGGGCCGCGCCGCGAAGGTCCGGCTGCTGCTGGACGCGGGCGCGATCAAGGACGACCACACCCTCGCCTACAGCTGGAAGGGCGCGGACGAGGTCAGCTGGACCCTGGACAAGTCCCAGATGCTGCGGCAGCTGGACGGCTCCTACCGGCTGGCGGCCCTGGAGGGCGGACGCACGGAGGTCACGTACCAGCTGACCGTGGACGTCAAGATCCCGATGCTGGGCATGATCAAGCGCAAGGCCGAGAAGGTCATCATCGACCGGGCGCTGGCCGGCCTGAAGAAGCGGGTCGAGGCCACCTCCTCCTGA
- a CDS encoding ArsA family ATPase has protein sequence MPQTLLITGPGGAGRTTVAAATALAAVRGGRRVSLLSAEDPLRGAPAPEGLRLARIDSGAEFRTELAALQDRGAAFIGMLGGRPLGTEEITELPGAEQFSLLRALRRAACAPDTDLVVVDMPPLHQALTTLALPAQLRRYLARLLPAERQAARALRPVLAQLAGVPQPAQWLYEAAARWDEELAAVQAVVEARTTAVRLVAEPGPAAGAALRTGVLGLALHELRVHDLVANRLVPRDSADPWVAGIAAAQRSFLDDWERVVPVVGAAHLGRDPWGPDGLAPLASADGMAPAPGTGDGAGWSVEDRLAEDGILVWAVPLPRARKDELDLVRRGDELLLAVGPYRRIVPLPSALRRCTVSGAALDDGVLRVRFTPDPQLWPRAR, from the coding sequence ATGCCGCAGACCCTGCTGATCACCGGGCCCGGTGGGGCCGGGCGGACCACCGTCGCCGCCGCCACCGCGCTCGCCGCGGTACGCGGCGGACGGCGGGTGTCGCTGCTGTCCGCCGAGGACCCCCTCCGCGGGGCCCCCGCCCCCGAGGGGCTCCGCCTCGCCCGGATCGACTCCGGCGCGGAGTTCCGGACCGAGCTGGCCGCCCTCCAGGACCGCGGCGCCGCCTTCATCGGCATGCTCGGCGGCCGCCCGCTCGGCACCGAGGAGATCACCGAACTGCCCGGCGCCGAGCAGTTCTCCCTGCTCCGCGCCCTGCGCCGGGCGGCCTGCGCCCCCGACACCGATCTCGTCGTCGTGGACATGCCCCCGCTGCACCAGGCGCTGACCACCCTCGCCCTCCCCGCCCAGCTGCGCCGCTACCTCGCCCGGCTGCTCCCCGCCGAACGGCAGGCGGCCCGCGCGCTGCGCCCCGTACTGGCCCAGCTCGCCGGGGTGCCGCAGCCCGCGCAGTGGCTCTACGAGGCCGCCGCCCGCTGGGACGAGGAGCTGGCCGCCGTCCAGGCCGTCGTGGAGGCCCGCACCACCGCCGTCCGGCTGGTCGCCGAACCCGGACCCGCCGCCGGCGCCGCACTGCGCACCGGGGTGCTCGGCCTCGCCCTGCACGAGCTGCGCGTCCACGACCTCGTCGCCAACCGGCTCGTGCCCCGGGACTCCGCCGATCCCTGGGTGGCCGGGATCGCGGCGGCGCAGCGGTCCTTCCTGGACGACTGGGAGCGGGTGGTGCCCGTCGTCGGGGCGGCGCACCTGGGCCGTGACCCGTGGGGCCCCGACGGCCTGGCCCCCCTCGCCTCCGCCGACGGCATGGCCCCGGCCCCCGGGACCGGTGACGGGGCGGGCTGGAGCGTCGAGGACCGGCTCGCCGAGGACGGGATCCTCGTATGGGCGGTCCCGCTGCCCCGGGCCCGCAAGGACGAGCTGGACCTCGTCCGGCGCGGGGACGAGCTGCTGCTCGCGGTGGGCCCGTACCGCAGGATCGTTCCGCTGCCCTCGGCCCTGCGCCGCTGCACCGTCTCCGGCGCCGCCCTCGACGACGGCGTCCTGCGCGTCCGCTTCACCCCCGACCCGCAGCTGTGGCCCCGCGCGCGCTGA
- a CDS encoding DUF5304 domain-containing protein has product MSEATDRPTDDAWAQACAEDLAAEQERRRAEREGAGAGRGSGTGTAAEELFKLFEAVADKVSSLDNPLLGAAAQGAVRQFVNQAKTAAKPVVERNPEVFGHLAAAGSELLAAYRSAVEGHERRWTHDRPPAPRGPAAGDGGGDGRGDDEGPDPGPAERIDLD; this is encoded by the coding sequence ATGAGCGAGGCCACCGACCGCCCCACCGACGACGCCTGGGCGCAGGCCTGTGCCGAGGACCTCGCCGCCGAGCAGGAGCGCCGTCGCGCGGAGCGGGAGGGCGCGGGGGCCGGGCGGGGCAGTGGCACCGGGACGGCCGCCGAGGAGCTGTTCAAGCTGTTCGAGGCCGTCGCCGACAAGGTCTCCTCCCTGGACAACCCGCTCCTCGGCGCCGCCGCCCAGGGTGCCGTGCGCCAGTTCGTCAACCAGGCGAAGACCGCCGCCAAGCCCGTCGTCGAGCGCAACCCCGAGGTCTTCGGCCACCTAGCGGCGGCCGGATCCGAGCTGCTCGCCGCCTACCGCTCGGCGGTCGAGGGCCACGAGCGCCGCTGGACCCACGACCGGCCGCCCGCCCCGCGGGGGCCCGCCGCAGGGGACGGCGGGGGCGACGGCCGGGGCGACGACGAGGGCCCCGATCCCGGCCCGGCCGAGCGGATCGATCTCGACTGA